The Kribbella sp. NBC_00662 nucleotide sequence CTTGTTCGAGGACTCCTGCGCGTCGAGCGCCTGCGCGGCCGAACCGGTTACGCCGGCTTTGAGCGACGTACCGTGCAGTTTGTCCTGCAACGCCGTGCGGAGCGCCTTGACGGCGTCGTTCTGCCTCGTGTCGCTGGGGTTGGTGATCTTGGTCAGCTCGACCGCGGCGATCTGGATGAGCCGGTTCCCGGTCGGTGGGACCGCCTGGATCCCGGTGACGTCCTTGAGCTTTGCCTGGTTGAGCTGCCCCGCGATCGTTCCGACCGTTGCCGCGTCGGCGGCGCTGATCGGCGCGCCGTCGGTGCGTTCGAACACCACGATGGCCGCGGGCGCGGTGGCGTTGGGGAAGGCCTTCTCCTGCAGTTGTGCTGCCTGGATCGACTCGTAGTGCGACGGCAGGAACGCGGATTGGTCCGTGGTCGCGGTCAGTTTCGGGGCCGTCGCGGCCACCGCGGCGATGATCAGCACCCACGCGCCGATCGTCCACCACGGCCGCCGTACGACCAGCGACCCCAGTCGTGCGAACATGACAGGTCCTTTCAGAAAGTTTTCGATGAGACGACGATCGGGGTACGGCCTGACACCGGGCTGACACGGCGCAGTCACCGGGCGGGAAAGGGGGCAGGTTGTCGATCTCCGGGGTCGAGACGCTGCGGCAGTACCAGCGGAGCTGGCTGCGGCCGGACGTCGTCGCGGGGCTGACGGTCGCGGCGTACTTCGTTCCACAGGTGATGGCGTACGCCGAGCTCGCCGGCCTGCCCGCGGTCGTCGGGCTGTGGGTCGCGCTCGGGCCGCTCGTGCTGTACTTCCTGCTCGGGTCGTCGCGGTTGATGTCGCTCGGGCCGGAGTCGACGACCGCGCTGCTGACCGCGACGGCGATCGGTCCGTTGGCCGCCGGTGACCCGGCGCGCTACGCGACGCTGGCCGCCGTACTGGCGCTGCTGGTCGGGGCGATCTGCGTCGTGGGGTGGGCGGCGCGTCTGGGATTTCTGGCCGACCTGCTGTCGAAGCCGGTGCTGATCGGGTATTTGACCGGGATCGCGGTGATCATGATGACCGGTCAGCTCAGCCGGCTGACCGGTGCGCCGGTGGAGGGTGATTCGCCGCCGGCCGAGGTGCTGTCCGCGATCCGGCTGATCGGTCAGTGGAAGCTCGCGCCGGTGCTCTTGTCGGTGGTCGCGCTCGCGCTGCTGTTCGCGCTGGCTCGATGGACGCCTCGGCTTCCGGGACCGCTGATCGTCGTGGCGCTCGCGGCGTTCGTGACCTGGGCGGCGGGGCTGGGTGACAAGGGAGTCGCGCTCGTCGGTGCGGTGCCGAGCGGTCTGCCGACGGTGCAGGTGCCGTCCATGTCGATTCACGATGTCGGCCTGCTCGCGTTGCCCGCGGTCGGCGTGGCGCTGGTCGGCTACACGGACACGGTCCTCACCGGGCGAGCCTTTGCCGGTCGCGGCGGCGGGCAGACCGACCCTGGCCGGGAGCTGCTCGTCCTGGGACTCGCCAACCTCTCCGCGGGCCTGGTCCGCGGCTTTCCGATCAGCAGCAGCGGCAGCCGGACCGCTCTCGCGGCAGCATCCGGCGCGAAGAGCCAGGTCTACTCGCTGGTCGCCGCGGTGGCCATCGTCGCGACGCTGCTCTTCGCCGGACCGCTCCTCGCCACGTTCCCGATACCTGCCCTCGGAGCGTTGGTCGTGTACGCCGCCATCCGGCTGGTCGAGCTGGGTGAGTTCCGGCGCATCGCCGCCTTCCGGCGCAGCGAGCTTTTGTTGGCGTTGACAACAACCGTCGGCGTGATCGCGCTCGACGTCCTGTACGGCGTACTGCTGGCGATCGCGCTGTCGGTTCTCGACGTACTGCGACGTGTCGCCCGGCCGCATGACGGCATCCTCGGATATGTACCGGGTATCGCCGGTATGCACGACATCGACGACTATCCCGAAGCCCGGCCGGTCCCGGGGCTCGTCGTCTACCGGTACGACTCGCCGCTGTTCTTCGCGAACGCCGAGGACTTCCACCGTCGCGCGCTCGCCGCCGTCGACGACTCGCCGACCCCGGTGCGCTGGCTGCTGCTCAACACCGAGGCGAACATTCAGATCGACGTCACCGCGATCGATGCACTGGACGCGTTGCGCGAGGAGCTCACCGCACGCGGAATCGTCCTGGCCCTGGCGAGGGTCAAGCAAGACCTTCGCGACGACCTCGAGTCCGCCGGGTTCCTCGATCGTCTAGGACCCGGTCGAGTCTTTTACACCCTCCCCACCGCCGTCGAAGCCTTCCGCGCCGAGCTCTAGAGGAGATCGCCGCAGAAGGAGCGGATGGATCGGTTGACCAGTTGAGGGCGCTCCCATGGCAGGAAATGGCCGGCGCCTTTGACCCAGAACGGCCCGACTCCTTCCGGGAAGGCGAGCGCGCAGCGTTCCTCGGCGTGCTCGCCGACGGTGACCTGGTCGGCACCGATCAGCAGCAGCGCGCGCTGCTGCACCGGCCGGTCGATCAGCTCCGGCGCTGACAGCGGGCGGGTGCCCATCAGCACCTCGTAGTCGGCGAACGAGGCGCGGAGGCGGTCCGCGTCGCCGTACGGCTCGGTCAGGAAGGCCAGGTCGTCCTCGTCGAAGGCGTCCGGCGGACACCAGAGGCGATGCCCGTAGAACTCGCCGATGTAGCGGCGCCGGCGCTCCGGCGTAGCGAGCTCGGCGACCAGCTCGTCCGCGTGCTGACCCTGGCGGCGCTGGTAGTCGTAGACCGCGGGCTTGGGCCGGCCGGGCGGGATGCCGGCCGCCGCGAACGCCTCCGGCAGATCGGGCATCGAGTCGTCCAGGATCACCAGCCGGTCCACCCGCCCGGGGTGCCGGTTGGCCAGATCGATCGAGATCATCGCACCCAGATCGTGCCCCGCGACGACCGCACGCTCCCAGCCCAGTACGTCGAACAGCCCGGTCAGGTCGGTGTTGAACGCGTTGAAGTCGTAGAAGCCGTCCGGTGCGAAGTCGGAGTCGCCGTACCCGCGCAGATCCGGCGCGATGACGTCGAACCCGGCCTCGGCGAGCGGGATCAGATTGTGCGACCAGATCCGGCTCGTGCACGGGAACCCGTGGACGAGCAGCAGCGGTACGCCGCCCGCGCCACGCCGGCGCACCGTCAGCCGATGCCCTGGACGTACCTCGATCCGCTCAGGCTCGACAACTTCGACAGGAAGAACCATGCCTTGGGTCTACACGACGACCCGGTCAGACCAGCCTTGACCGCGGTCGAAAGCGGGCAGAGGCTGGCTGATGGGTGGGTATCCGACTGGTGTGTCTTCGAGAGGGAGTGGCCTGATGGCGAAGGTACTGATTCTTACCGGTGACGCCGCGGAGGACCTGGAGGTCTTCTACCCCTATCAGCGATTGCTGGAGGAGGGGTACGACGTCGACATCGCAGCGCCCGAGGTGAAGAAGCTGCAGTTCGTGGTGCACGACTTCGTGGACGGGTTCGACACGTACACCGAAAAGCTCGGGCACACCTGGCAGGCGGATGTGGCGTTCGCCGATGTGGACCCGGCGGACTACGTCGCTGTCGTGATCCCGGGTGGCCGCGCCCCGGAGTACATCCGGAACGACGCCGACGTCCAGCGGATCGTGAAGCACTTCTACGGGGAGTCGAAGCCCGTCGCCCAGCTCTGCCACGGACCGCTCATCCCAGCCGCCGCCGGCGTGCTGAACGGCCGGAAGACGTCGGCGTACCCGGCGCTCGCACCGGACATCACCGCGGGGGGAGCCGAGTGGGTCGACGGTGACGCGGTGGTCGACGGCACCGTGGTCTCCGGTCGCGCCTGGCCGGACCACCCGACCTGGATGCGCGCGTTCATGGCGATCCTGAAGGAGCACGCGCCGGCGTAGCCGGGGGATTGCAGCCTTTCTGCAGCGTTCGGAGAGGCAGGCTGGACGGAGCCACCGGGAGGAGTGAGCATGCCGGTCGCACCGTTGAAGGAACTCGTCGACGAGGCCTTGGCCAAGGGGTACGCCGTTCCCGCGATCAACATCGTCGACGAGTTGAGCCTGCGCGCCGTCGTGGACGCGGCCGTGGAGCTGCGCTCGCCGCTGATCGTGCAGACGTCGGTCAAGACCGTGAAGTCGGTCGGGCGCGACGTACTCAAGGCGATGTTCGACGCGACCGTCGCACCCGAGCCGGTGCCGGTCGCGCTGCACCTGGATCACTGCCCGGACCGCGAGGTGATCAGCTCCTGCCTCGCGGCCGGCTGGAACTCGGTGCTGTTCGACGCCTCCGCGCTCCCGGTCGAGGAGAACCAGCGGCAGACCGTCGAGGTGGTCGCCGAGGCCCGCAGGTACGGCGCGCACGTGGAAGGCGAGATCGAGGGCATCACGGGGGTCGAGGACGGAGTCGGCTCCGACACCGAGTCGGAGCGTCAATCCTTGGCAGTTGCCACTCGCTTCGTGGAGACGACCGGGGTCGACGTGTTTGCGCCGGCCATCGGCAACGCGCACGGCATCTATCGCTCGACGCCCGAACTGGACTCGCAACGGATCACCGACCTGGTGGCCGCGACCGGGATCCCGATGGCACTGCACGGCGGATCCGGGCTGACGCCGGAGCAGTTCCGGGACCTGATCGGGCGGGGCTGCGCGAAGGTGAACATCTCGACGGCGCTCAAGGTCGCGTACATGAAGGCGTCGCTCGAGCATCTCGAGGAGGCGCGGGCCAAGGACAAGTGGGACCCGCCGTCGTTGTTCCGGCACATCCACGCCGCGGTGAAGGCGATGGCCGTCGAGTACATCGAGATCTTCGGTAGCGGCGGCCACGCATGACGGCCCTGATCTTCGACTGTGACGGGGTGCTCGGCGACACCGAACGCGACGGTCATCTGCCCGCGTTCAACGCGACGTTCGAGCACTTCGGTCTTCCGGTTCGCTGGTCGGTCGAGGACTACGGCCGGCTGCTGAAGATCGGCGGCGGCAAGGAACGCCTGGCCACGTTGCTCGACGATCCCGACGTCGTGAAGGCGGCCGGCTCGCCGTCGACGGCCGAGGAACGCGCGCAGGTCGTCGCAGCGTGGCATCGGTACAAGACCAAGACCTTCACCGACCTGATCGCGGCCGGAGTCGTTCCACCGCGCCCCGGCGTACGGCGGATCATCACCGGGGCGCTGCGAGCGGGCTGGACTGTCGCGGTCGCATCGACCTCGGCCGAGCCGTCGGTACGTGCGGTGCTGACCGGAGCGGTCGGAGCGGAGGTCGCGGCGCGGGTCCCGGTCTTCGCAGGGGACGTCGTACCGCGGAAGAAGCCCGATCCTGCGGTCTACGAGCTGGCCGTGCATCAGCTGGCGCTGGTCCGGGATCACACGCTCGTCATCGAGGACTCGAGCAACGGTCTCCTCGCCGCCACCGGTGCCGGACTCTCCACGGTCGTCACCGTGTCGGGCTACACCCGCGACGAGGACTTCACCGGAGCGGCGCTGGTCGTCTCGAGCCTCGGCGATCCCGGCGGCGAGCAGCTCGAGGTCCTCGCGGACCCCTGGAACATCGGCCCGGCCGGCGCGCTCACGCTCGACGAGCTCGCCGAACTGGCCGGCCGCAAAGGAGGGCATACATGAGTGACGACAGCTGGAGCGATGTCGACCTGGTGATGACCACGATCGTCGAGACCTGCCTGGCCAACGAGAAGTACTTCGGTGACCTGGACTCGGTCGTCGGCGACGGCGACTTCGGGTACTCGCTGGCCCGCGGCTTCGAGAAGCTCCAGGCCCAGTACGGCGAGCTGGACCGCACCGATGTCGGAACCTTCCTCAAGAAGGTCGGGGTGCTGGTGACGTCCCGGATCGGCGGGACGTCCGGCCCGATCTGGGGCACGGGATTCCTCCGCGCCGGGATGACCGCCGGCGCGACCACGACCCTCGACGGTGCCGCTGTCGTCGCGATGTTGCGGTCCGCGATCGCGGGGATCATGGCCCGCGGCGGCGCGTCACTCGGCGAGAAGACCCTCCTCGACGCACTGGTTCCGATGACCGATGCCATCGAGGAGGCGCTCGCGGCCGGCGCGAGCAGCGACGAGGTCGTGGACCGAGCGGCCGCGGCGGCCCGGACGGCCGCCGACGCGACGGTCGACCTGGTCGCCAAGCGCGGCCGGGCCGCCTACACCGGTGAACGCAGCCGGGGATCGGTCGACGCCGGGGCCACCGCTGTCGCCGTACTGATGGAACACATCGCAGAGAGCTGGAAGGGGAGGGAGTCCGGATGAAGAAGTTCGTCAACGACCCCAAGAACTACGTGCCGGAGATGCTCCAGGGCATCGCACTGGCGAACCCCGAGACCTTGAAGTACGTCCCGGAGTACAACCTGATCATGCGCACCGACGCGCCGCGGGACGACAAGGTGTCGATCATCCAGGGCTCCGGCTCCGGGCACGAGCCGGCCCACGTGATGACGGTCGGCAAGGGCATGCTCGACGCGGCCTGTCCCGGTGACGTCTTCGCCGCGCCGCCGATGGACTACGTGTACGAGACCACCAAGCTGCTCGCATCGGCGAAGGGTGTGTTGCTCCTGGTGAACAACTACACCGGTGACCGGATGGCGTTCGACATGTCGCAGGAGCTCAGCGCCGCGGACGGCCTGAACGTGAAGACCCTGATCATCGACGACGACGTCGCGGTGAAGGACTCGACGTACACCGTCGGCCGGCGCGGTGTCGCGGGCAACTTCTTCGTGATGAAGGCGGTCGGTGCGGCCTCCGAGCAGGGCGCGGACCTGGACGAACTGGTCCGGATCGGCGAGAAGGTCAACTCGGTCACCCGCACGATGGGGATGGCGCTGACCGCGTGTACGCCGCCGGCCAAGGGCTCCCCGCTGTTCGACCTCGGGCCGGACGAGATGGAGATGGGCGTCGGCATCCACGGCGAGCCGGGCCGCAGCCGCGAGCCGCTCGCGTCGGCCAACGAGATCATCGACCAGATGCTCGAGGCGGTCCGCTCCGACCTGCCGTACGAGTCCGGTGACAACGTCGCGCTGATGATCAACGGGCTCGGCGGTACGCCGATCAGCGAGCTGTACCTGCTCTACGGCCGGGCGCACAAGGTGCTCACCGACCAGGGCATCAACGTCCGGCGCAACTACGTCGGGGAGTACTGCACCTCGCTCGACATGGCCGGCGCCTCGGTGACACTGGTGAAGGTCGACGACGAGATCGACGGGCTGTTGTCAGCGCCCGCGGAGATCGCGATTCGCGTGTTCTGAGAGTCCGTAGTCCACGCGCAGACGGCGTACTTCGGACTGGGTCGACGGCCAGAGCGGGGAGGTCGGCGAGAGCAGGGTCAGCTGGTGTTCCCAGGCGCTGAGGTCGTTCACGCCGGCGTACGAGCGGGTCCAGGCGACGACGAGGTCGACGTCGTGGGTCCGCAGTACGTCGGCGCGCATCCGGTTCTCGAGCCGGTTCCGGGATGCGACGACGCCGGGCGCGTCGGACTGCGGCAGGAGCGGACCGGCGTAGCGACGGAGGGCCGACGAGAGCAGATGGGAGTCGAGGTCGTCGGCGGTCTCGAGCCAGTCGGCGGCAATGTCGCGGCGGAACCTGTAGGGACGCGAGTCGAGGACGTCTGCGCCGAGGAGGGCGCGGAGCCGGGTCATCTCGCCGCGGAGCGATGACCGGTGGTCGGCCTCGCCGTACAGCGCGTCGGAGAGTTCTTCCGCTGTCAGGCCCTCGGGATGCTCGGCCAGGAGTACGACGATGTCGCTGTGCCGCCGGCTGAGCCGGAGGTCGCGGTCGCCGACCCGGATCTCGGCGTCCGGTCGACCGAGCGCCGAGATCCGGACGCGGTGCCCGGTGTCTCCGGTCAGCTTGCGGAGGATGGTCAGCCGGCCGAGCTCGGCCTCGGCCATCCGGGCGGCGGCCCGGACGAGAGCGAGTGACTGGGGTGAGCTGGCGTCGGCGCCGCCGGTGATGTCGACGACGCCGAGGACCCGCTGGGTGTCTGGGTCGTAGATCGGGGCCGCCGCGCACGACCACGGCTGCACCAGGACGGTGAAGTGTTCGGCCGATCGGATCTGGACCGGCGCTGCGACCTCGAGCGACGTACCGAGTGCGTTGGTGCCGACCTGTTGCTCGGCCCACCAGGCGCCTTCGCTGAAGTGGATGCCGTCGGCCGCACGAAGTACGTCGGGACGGCCGCACACCCACAGCAACCGGCCGCCGCTGTCTCCGACCGCCATCACGCAGTCGCTGTCCACGGCCGCGCGGCCCAGAACGTCGTACAGCATCGGGAAGACCGCGGACAGCGGGTGCTCGGCGCGGTAGGTGGCCAGTTCGTTGGCTTGGAAGGCAAATGGTGCTGCCGTGTCGGCGCGGAGACCGGCGGCGACCGAGCGGTCCCAGGAGGCCGCGACCAGCCCGCGCACGGGCTGTTTCTCCCCATCTTCGACGAACTCTTCGTGTCGTCGGTGCAGCCATCGATCGATGGATTCCACCTTCCCTAGACAACTGCCCAGGGCTGCGAAAGTCCAGACGCGCAGCGACCGCGGTCCGACACGCGGTGTAACCGCGCGGGAGGCGGTTGGTTCCTAAACTGGGAGCGCGTGGGTGACGGGTCGCCGGGGAGGTCGCGGATGGCGGGACTGCCGGGTGGCCGTTATGACCGCGCGGCCGCGGCCCGGGTGCTCGCCTCGACCGCGGGGTCTACTGCGCTCGAAGCTGCATTCGAAGAGGTGAGTCTCGGCGGCGCGCGGCGGGTTGCGCCCGAGGTCGAGCCGCTCGACGGCGAGCTGACTGCGCAGCAGTTGGAGTACGTGCATCGCCGGATGCGGCCGTGTCCGCCTGCCTTGGTCGTGGGTGCCGCCGCGAAGGTCAGTTGGCGGGACAGCGGCGGCGTCGCGAATGTGGCTCATTGCGGTCCGCTCGGACCTGTCGTGCCGGTGGTCGCGCGGGAGGCGACGCTGGCCATCTGGCGGGCGCTCGCGGCTCGCGATGGTGTGGCGTTGACCGATGACGAGCGCGCGGTGATGGACGCGACCACGACGGACAAGGATCCGGTGGAGATCCTGCGGGTCGGGATCGATACGACCTCGCGGGCGCTGGTGCAGCACGCCTACCTTGCGGACCAGACGCCGTACCGGAATGCCGCCGA carries:
- a CDS encoding SulP family inorganic anion transporter yields the protein MSISGVETLRQYQRSWLRPDVVAGLTVAAYFVPQVMAYAELAGLPAVVGLWVALGPLVLYFLLGSSRLMSLGPESTTALLTATAIGPLAAGDPARYATLAAVLALLVGAICVVGWAARLGFLADLLSKPVLIGYLTGIAVIMMTGQLSRLTGAPVEGDSPPAEVLSAIRLIGQWKLAPVLLSVVALALLFALARWTPRLPGPLIVVALAAFVTWAAGLGDKGVALVGAVPSGLPTVQVPSMSIHDVGLLALPAVGVALVGYTDTVLTGRAFAGRGGGQTDPGRELLVLGLANLSAGLVRGFPISSSGSRTALAAASGAKSQVYSLVAAVAIVATLLFAGPLLATFPIPALGALVVYAAIRLVELGEFRRIAAFRRSELLLALTTTVGVIALDVLYGVLLAIALSVLDVLRRVARPHDGILGYVPGIAGMHDIDDYPEARPVPGLVVYRYDSPLFFANAEDFHRRALAAVDDSPTPVRWLLLNTEANIQIDVTAIDALDALREELTARGIVLALARVKQDLRDDLESAGFLDRLGPGRVFYTLPTAVEAFRAEL
- a CDS encoding alpha/beta fold hydrolase yields the protein MVLPVEVVEPERIEVRPGHRLTVRRRGAGGVPLLLVHGFPCTSRIWSHNLIPLAEAGFDVIAPDLRGYGDSDFAPDGFYDFNAFNTDLTGLFDVLGWERAVVAGHDLGAMISIDLANRHPGRVDRLVILDDSMPDLPEAFAAAGIPPGRPKPAVYDYQRRQGQHADELVAELATPERRRRYIGEFYGHRLWCPPDAFDEDDLAFLTEPYGDADRLRASFADYEVLMGTRPLSAPELIDRPVQQRALLLIGADQVTVGEHAEERCALAFPEGVGPFWVKGAGHFLPWERPQLVNRSIRSFCGDLL
- a CDS encoding DJ-1/PfpI family protein — encoded protein: MAKVLILTGDAAEDLEVFYPYQRLLEEGYDVDIAAPEVKKLQFVVHDFVDGFDTYTEKLGHTWQADVAFADVDPADYVAVVIPGGRAPEYIRNDADVQRIVKHFYGESKPVAQLCHGPLIPAAAGVLNGRKTSAYPALAPDITAGGAEWVDGDAVVDGTVVSGRAWPDHPTWMRAFMAILKEHAPA
- a CDS encoding ketose-bisphosphate aldolase; amino-acid sequence: MPVAPLKELVDEALAKGYAVPAINIVDELSLRAVVDAAVELRSPLIVQTSVKTVKSVGRDVLKAMFDATVAPEPVPVALHLDHCPDREVISSCLAAGWNSVLFDASALPVEENQRQTVEVVAEARRYGAHVEGEIEGITGVEDGVGSDTESERQSLAVATRFVETTGVDVFAPAIGNAHGIYRSTPELDSQRITDLVAATGIPMALHGGSGLTPEQFRDLIGRGCAKVNISTALKVAYMKASLEHLEEARAKDKWDPPSLFRHIHAAVKAMAVEYIEIFGSGGHA
- a CDS encoding HAD-IA family hydrolase, encoding MTALIFDCDGVLGDTERDGHLPAFNATFEHFGLPVRWSVEDYGRLLKIGGGKERLATLLDDPDVVKAAGSPSTAEERAQVVAAWHRYKTKTFTDLIAAGVVPPRPGVRRIITGALRAGWTVAVASTSAEPSVRAVLTGAVGAEVAARVPVFAGDVVPRKKPDPAVYELAVHQLALVRDHTLVIEDSSNGLLAATGAGLSTVVTVSGYTRDEDFTGAALVVSSLGDPGGEQLEVLADPWNIGPAGALTLDELAELAGRKGGHT
- the dhaL gene encoding dihydroxyacetone kinase subunit DhaL codes for the protein MSDDSWSDVDLVMTTIVETCLANEKYFGDLDSVVGDGDFGYSLARGFEKLQAQYGELDRTDVGTFLKKVGVLVTSRIGGTSGPIWGTGFLRAGMTAGATTTLDGAAVVAMLRSAIAGIMARGGASLGEKTLLDALVPMTDAIEEALAAGASSDEVVDRAAAAARTAADATVDLVAKRGRAAYTGERSRGSVDAGATAVAVLMEHIAESWKGRESG
- the dhaK gene encoding dihydroxyacetone kinase subunit DhaK; amino-acid sequence: MKKFVNDPKNYVPEMLQGIALANPETLKYVPEYNLIMRTDAPRDDKVSIIQGSGSGHEPAHVMTVGKGMLDAACPGDVFAAPPMDYVYETTKLLASAKGVLLLVNNYTGDRMAFDMSQELSAADGLNVKTLIIDDDVAVKDSTYTVGRRGVAGNFFVMKAVGAASEQGADLDELVRIGEKVNSVTRTMGMALTACTPPAKGSPLFDLGPDEMEMGVGIHGEPGRSREPLASANEIIDQMLEAVRSDLPYESGDNVALMINGLGGTPISELYLLYGRAHKVLTDQGINVRRNYVGEYCTSLDMAGASVTLVKVDDEIDGLLSAPAEIAIRVF
- a CDS encoding GAF domain-containing protein — translated: MRGLVAASWDRSVAAGLRADTAAPFAFQANELATYRAEHPLSAVFPMLYDVLGRAAVDSDCVMAVGDSGGRLLWVCGRPDVLRAADGIHFSEGAWWAEQQVGTNALGTSLEVAAPVQIRSAEHFTVLVQPWSCAAAPIYDPDTQRVLGVVDITGGADASSPQSLALVRAAARMAEAELGRLTILRKLTGDTGHRVRISALGRPDAEIRVGDRDLRLSRRHSDIVVLLAEHPEGLTAEELSDALYGEADHRSSLRGEMTRLRALLGADVLDSRPYRFRRDIAADWLETADDLDSHLLSSALRRYAGPLLPQSDAPGVVASRNRLENRMRADVLRTHDVDLVVAWTRSYAGVNDLSAWEHQLTLLSPTSPLWPSTQSEVRRLRVDYGLSEHANRDLRGR